One bacterium DNA window includes the following coding sequences:
- a CDS encoding DUF3078 domain-containing protein: MKNRFFLILLFACCASFASEWELALDANAMFALNNYSENWAGGDVGGINWTANINGLAEKQLTQLVNTKNTLKLSFGQTHVQSATTGEWQAPTKATDLIDFETVFRFTLGTLVDPYASGRLESQFYDSRVVTNKRYFNPMRLSESAGIARLLMKAEKREWTARLGMGIRQSIDRDVLITVVDPFHNETQTTNDGGVEFVTELRTPLAQERIAYNTRFLIFTALFNSESEDLEGLPNGDYWKAPDINWEHAFTANITEYLMVNLYFQLLYDKEIDLKGRHKETLSLGLTYKFM; encoded by the coding sequence ATGAAAAACAGGTTTTTTTTAATTCTTTTATTTGCTTGCTGTGCCTCATTTGCAAGTGAATGGGAGTTGGCTCTCGATGCTAATGCCATGTTCGCGCTTAATAACTACAGCGAAAACTGGGCGGGCGGCGATGTCGGCGGGATCAACTGGACGGCGAATATAAACGGCCTCGCTGAAAAACAGCTTACACAATTGGTAAACACTAAGAACACACTTAAACTTTCCTTTGGCCAGACGCATGTCCAGTCCGCAACGACGGGCGAATGGCAGGCGCCAACTAAAGCCACCGACCTTATCGATTTCGAAACCGTGTTCCGCTTCACGTTGGGCACTCTTGTCGATCCTTATGCTTCCGGTCGCCTCGAAAGTCAGTTTTACGATTCGAGGGTTGTGACTAATAAGCGTTATTTCAATCCGATGAGACTTTCAGAAAGCGCGGGTATCGCGCGCCTTCTGATGAAGGCTGAAAAGCGCGAATGGACGGCGCGTCTCGGTATGGGTATTCGCCAAAGCATCGACCGCGACGTTTTGATTACGGTTGTTGACCCTTTTCATAATGAAACGCAGACCACAAACGACGGTGGTGTCGAGTTCGTCACCGAGCTTCGAACGCCATTAGCGCAGGAGAGGATCGCATACAATACTCGATTCTTGATATTCACAGCTCTTTTCAATTCTGAATCCGAGGACCTCGAGGGTCTTCCAAATGGAGATTATTGGAAAGCGCCCGATATTAACTGGGAACACGCATTTACAGCAAATATCACAGAATATCTGATGGTAAATTTATACTTTCAGCTGCTTTATGACAAGGAAATCGATCTTAAAGGCCGTCATAAAGAAACTCTTTCACTAGGCCTTACATATAAGTTCATGTAG
- a CDS encoding nitroreductase family protein, translated as MGSNPFISICRKRRSVRKFSDRPVTDEELSEVLDAARLSPSSNNTQPWRFIIIREPKRIKAISGAAPALVAFNKPWMSKAPCLLVCCAEPGQVYHKTVGKLLTVDLATIDIAIAIEHVVLASAEMGLGTCWVGWFSEKKLRGIIDLPDNWKVISILAVGWPKEELTEHEPKRKALSDIAFDEGTDSPFGQRR; from the coding sequence ATGGGAAGTAATCCATTTATTTCGATTTGTCGGAAGCGCAGGAGTGTTCGAAAGTTTTCAGATCGCCCGGTAACAGACGAGGAGCTTTCGGAGGTTCTCGATGCTGCTCGTTTATCGCCGAGCAGCAACAACACTCAACCGTGGCGATTTATTATTATTAGAGAGCCAAAGCGAATAAAAGCTATTTCTGGAGCGGCGCCTGCTTTGGTAGCATTTAATAAACCGTGGATGTCTAAAGCGCCTTGTCTTTTAGTGTGTTGCGCTGAACCGGGGCAGGTTTATCATAAGACCGTGGGAAAGCTATTGACTGTAGATTTAGCGACCATCGATATCGCCATTGCCATCGAGCATGTTGTTCTCGCATCGGCGGAAATGGGTCTTGGCACATGCTGGGTTGGCTGGTTCAGCGAGAAGAAGCTTCGTGGTATAATCGACTTGCCAGACAACTGGAAAGTCATCTCGATTTTGGCGGTCGGTTGGCCGAAAGAGGAACTTACAGAACATGAACCTAAGCGTAAAGCGCTTTCCGATATTGCTTTCGATGAGGGCACCGATAGCCCTTTTGGTCAAAGAAGATAA
- the lepB gene encoding signal peptidase I: MDHPNRISRKKDRKKKTNYFAWVAISIVIGVIIAYPILGNIRGFVVSSDYMERAVKQGDFIMVNFADEGDDYSIGDVIVFQYPPERSQYRFGRIIASEGQTVQIYKKTVYVDNLQYFESSSVFFEDRHVDKSLLSQRDYFGPFQVPAGTYFILGDNRDNSIDSRNWAELPKDNIIGKPKYIYFSWKPDPNTPSLNSPPDYVKSFFYNLFHGLGRIGFNRIGKKII, translated from the coding sequence ATGGATCATCCCAATAGAATTTCGAGAAAAAAAGATCGGAAAAAGAAAACTAACTATTTTGCCTGGGTTGCTATCTCAATAGTTATAGGCGTTATAATCGCGTATCCAATTCTAGGCAATATTAGGGGATTTGTAGTCTCATCGGATTATATGGAAAGAGCCGTTAAGCAAGGCGATTTTATCATGGTTAATTTCGCCGATGAAGGAGATGATTATTCTATTGGGGATGTTATTGTATTCCAGTATCCCCCTGAACGCTCTCAATATAGATTCGGAAGAATAATTGCCTCTGAAGGTCAGACAGTGCAGATCTACAAAAAAACAGTTTATGTTGATAATCTTCAGTATTTTGAATCATCCTCGGTATTCTTCGAGGACCGCCACGTCGATAAATCGCTTCTTTCACAGAGAGACTATTTCGGTCCCTTTCAAGTGCCAGCCGGCACTTATTTTATTCTTGGAGATAACCGGGATAATAGCATAGATTCAAGGAATTGGGCCGAATTGCCGAAAGATAACATAATTGGGAAACCCAAATATATCTATTTTTCTTGGAAACCAGATCCCAACACACCCTCTCTTAATTCACCACCCGATTATGTTAAATCTTTTTTTTACAATCTTTTCCATGGCCTCGGAAGGATAGGATTTAATCGAATAGGTAAGAAGATTATATGA
- the hemW gene encoding radical SAM family heme chaperone HemW, with protein MSYGCYVHIPFCSGEKCPYCGFYSTLYAAYLADDYIPALLEHARRSNFPQADTLYIGGGTPTSLTFTQLTNLIKGLKKILPLSEGTEITIEVNPENVTEELASLLNDNGITRVSLGAQSLVQRQLMVLGRKHTAERTVTAFNILKRSAFTTSLDLIFGVPGQELEEWETTINRAIELEPDHVSIYCLSYEEGTPFAYALRKGLISSVRPESESKMYYSALKKLTEAGYEHYELSNFAKAGFKSKHNLKYWTGEGYIGLGPGAHTYIPGPPRWLRMSVLKNVRTFIQKINSAQQLWDFVEILDLPKRVAEFLMLRLRLIDGFSIEDVVRNLPELDAIHFTDLLKPLEETTRLIHDTGKIRIPRNLLFISDSIILAAVQATDSYVRQTALKLHDIHDAEEMTEYIADFHCPGEPSPQK; from the coding sequence ATGAGTTACGGTTGCTATGTCCATATTCCATTTTGTTCCGGTGAAAAATGTCCTTATTGTGGTTTCTATTCCACACTTTATGCTGCTTATCTCGCCGATGATTACATACCCGCTTTGCTCGAACATGCTAGAAGGTCTAATTTTCCTCAAGCAGATACACTTTATATAGGTGGAGGAACACCAACCAGCCTTACTTTTACTCAATTAACAAACTTGATAAAAGGCTTAAAGAAAATATTGCCTCTATCTGAGGGAACGGAGATAACCATAGAGGTTAACCCCGAAAATGTTACCGAAGAATTAGCCTCTCTCCTCAATGATAACGGAATTACGCGTGTATCATTGGGGGCTCAATCGCTCGTTCAACGCCAACTTATGGTTCTAGGGCGTAAACACACAGCCGAAAGGACTGTTACCGCTTTTAATATACTCAAGCGTAGTGCCTTCACTACATCGCTGGATTTGATTTTTGGTGTTCCGGGTCAAGAGCTTGAAGAATGGGAAACCACTATTAATAGGGCTATAGAGCTTGAACCCGATCATGTTTCGATTTACTGTTTATCATACGAAGAGGGCACTCCTTTTGCATATGCCCTAAGGAAAGGGCTTATATCGTCGGTTAGACCCGAATCTGAAAGCAAAATGTATTATTCAGCTCTGAAAAAACTCACTGAAGCTGGCTATGAGCATTACGAGTTATCGAATTTTGCGAAAGCTGGTTTTAAGAGTAAGCATAATCTCAAGTATTGGACTGGAGAAGGATATATAGGTTTGGGACCGGGCGCTCACACATATATTCCAGGACCTCCTCGTTGGCTTCGTATGTCCGTCTTAAAAAACGTTCGAACATTTATACAGAAAATAAATTCCGCCCAGCAATTATGGGATTTTGTTGAGATACTCGATCTTCCAAAGCGAGTGGCTGAATTCCTCATGCTGAGACTGAGGCTTATCGATGGTTTCTCAATAGAGGATGTCGTACGAAACCTTCCAGAACTAGATGCCATACATTTTACAGATTTATTAAAACCCCTCGAAGAAACAACTCGATTAATCCACGACACTGGTAAAATAAGGATACCACGCAATTTATTATTCATTTCGGATTCAATTATTCTTGCAGCCGTTCAAGCTACGGACAGTTATGTTCGTCAAACCGCACTCAAACTTCACGATATACACGATGCTGAAGAAATGACCGAATATATTGCTGATTTCCATTGTCCCGGCGAACCTAGCCCTCAAAAATAG